tcccgcgttcacgcagggtccggggaagggctgcACCTCAAGAGGTTTGAAAATAGATTACTAGCACTGTTGGGCTACTCAAGATATTAACAAGAATCTGAGTTGACACTGCACCTCAATTTTTCCATTAAATAAGACAGCTTCTGTCTCGTGGTAAGCATGGacctttcatatttactttgTTGTCTCTTTTTAGAACTCTTCGATCTTTAAAAATGTTAGAAAAAGATATAACAAACATCTTATTCCTTATATTCCCAGAGCAAGAAAGAACCATTAGAGGAAAACCTTCTGAAGATGAACAGAACTCTCATGAGAAAGTGCCTTTGGTGCCTAAAACTCTTTATCATATGCCCATAAGTGGGCCAACCATTACAAGTGTTGCAAATCACATTTTACTTGTAAGCTCTCTTAAAGCCTTTTAGCACCAAGTAGTATTTAAACAAACTATTCTTACTGTATTTTCCAGTTTCACTCCTTTGATTGCATGATTCCTTTAATATGAGCCAATTTTGGCAGTATTGCAGTGCCGACCTGTTAAATATATTTTGTAAGTTCTTCGGATATGCTCCTTGCTTTGTTGCTTTCACCTAACAAGTGATCTAACCTAAACTACTTTGTAATTTCAGGATAGGAATACTTAATACGAACCTGACAGGGGGATAGGGAGAGAGAGAGTCAACAAGAATGCAATAGGAAGCAATCGGCATGCCACCATGTTGTTTGAAGAAACATGATCAACATTGTTACATTTATAATTTAAATAGATATGAAAGTGAAAATGCAAAGATGTGATATTTATCCACTGTAGCTAAATGCCTCAGTTACCTGACTGAACCGATGtcaaagatccatttcgaactaAACCTTCTTTCTGCGGTGTCTGAACAAATTGGAGAAATTATCGTCAGCTAACCATCTAACTATTCTAAATTGAATATTGGGTAATATTGTTTCCAATCCCAAGGACATAGGAGGTAGAGAATACCTTCTGGTTGTCCTTCACGTTATCATATATTCGTTCTCTAAGATCTGCACTTGAACAGTAAATGAATATATTAACAAACCTATGCTCAAAAAGTTTGGAGAGACAACCATATAAATAAGTGCACTATGCAAAATCCAGAGTTTCAGATGTATCATTTCTTAGTTTGAAAAAATAAGTATCATTTCTCAGTTTGAAGACATCCTTGCTTGCATGAATTCGCTAAGACGCGCACCATACAAATAGAGCACAGCACAGATAATTCAATACAGACAGCTGATGTACGTCATATTCACCTCTGGCAGTTGAACCATTTTCTAAGCTCCTTGCATATCCAACTTGATTTCTAGAGCCTTCGTACACATTTAAAGCATGACTTGCATTGCTTAGACCATCACATGCATCAAAACCGGTTGAAATTATTGGCGCAGCAACAGAGGATTCACTTTGGGAAGGTTCCTGTGACACCACGCACATCTGGATTGGGTTTGACTTTGAGGGAGCCATAATACCTTCTAAGACGACATCTAATGACCCCTGAACCATTTGTAGAATCCCTGTATCTCTGACTTGAACAATGGATGCATCCTGATACGTCCCTTGATTTTCAGAAATATGATTCCCTGGATGTTGATTCATGCCAAAGTTGTCTTGATTACCATAACACCCTAGCATATTCTCCTCAATGGCTTCCCTAGCAGTGTGATAGTTTGTTAATTTCTTCCGCTCTAAAGTACCCTTTAGCATGCTTACGACAGATGAAATATTATCTGCACCATCCACTTGCTGAGTTTCAAAAGTAGATGAGGATGAATTTGATGGAGATATAAAAGTATTGGGTTGACTGGTAAGTTCACACATTGACATGTCAGTGAACACAGTGGGATCAGAAACTTCTTTAAAGTTAACAGCATTTCCAGGTATATTATGCAGGGATTCACGAGCTAGAGAAGACTGTGAGTTTTGCATGGCTGCATACCTCCTCCTACAGAAATTTCATGCAACAACCAGGTATATTATCGCAAGAAATGATCAGCATCCAGCAATAACAATATGGAATACATTGATGGGGAAAAAGATTCTCCAATAGTTTTTTAGCGATTTCTTGTACTTGGAAGTCTTCGTTTCAAATTAGATATAAACTCTAGGGAAATATTACTTTTATTAGGCTGGCCTCCAAAATAATAGCCCGCAAATGTATATGGTTTGTATATGTTGGCTAGCGCCTGTACTTAATTTCCCAAAAATCAAGAAAGCCCTAAACTCAATCTACATAGGAAAATATAAAATTCTTGAGGGCCTAATTCCAAGGATATATAGTGCTCCTTAGAGAAGAGCAAGCAAGGACATTATCCTCCAACCGCCATAAAGGATGCAATATGAAGGATACCTTAACTCAGAGGAGCGACTTCTCGTCATGGGCTGAGAACTATGAAACCAAGTCTGCAAGAAAGCTCTGTATGAGAATCATAAGAGAAATTCTGTAAATTGATATCTGCAATTATTGAACAAACCTTGGCTAAAAAGAGATTACTAGCTTGCATTTCCGTATCTGTGATATTCCTGAAGACAAATAAAGCCAAAATTGGTTACTACCCCCAAAAAATTTCAGAATCACTAATAACATGAGAAAATCGCATGAAATATCTAGATTGGTTGAGCAATAACCTCAAGCCGGATAACCCACAAATAATGGAAAGTTGAAAACCAAATGAGTAAGCCTAAGGCAGCAATAAAACACATTGCAATAGCCCCAGAAAATGGACTTCTTTTtctattttggattttaatttggCATTTACTAACACAGATCTTAATTAAATCATACAGCCCTACAGGAGGAAAAGGTAGATCACCTTCTTGAATGTTGGTTAAGGCTGCTAGATGATTCATTGGCACTAGATGCATTATGTGGCTGCAGAGAGTCAGTCACTTTTCTTTTCTGAATTCCCGCATACTGCTGATTTGATAGACCAGCAAGTTCACCTGAGATCCTGCATTTTAAAACTAAAGAATGTAACCACttctgaaatcatcaaaatttgtTCAAGCTACAGACATTTAGAATAGTCATAAAAGCTGAAAAAATAATATAACTTTTCAATGGCATAAGTTGTCATATCCACTTCCACGTCGAATTGGACTTGCAAGTTAGAGTGATAAGTGAAAAATAAATCATAGCTATAGTGAGAATTCAACTTCCTCTACATAACACGAGGAGATGATCTGAACCTACTAATCATAAATAACTATATTACACTCAAAAAGAGGAAGAGACAGAAATAATAATGTAAAAATACATAATTGGCATCCTGTACATTGCATTACAAGGTTATGCTACTAATTGGCACCTGTAATGAATCATTCCAAACAAACTAACCTTCGTGATCCTTGTCGAGCTCGGTGAGCCATCGTTGTAGAATCACTGCCATTATTCTAAGAAGCAAACGGTAGTGAATCAGCCGATTTACAAAAGAGCAAGCAGGCAAATGTAAATACATGTCTTTGACCTCTAAATCAGGACATGTAAGGACTAGTCCCTAACTCTTTTAACTATATATAGTGTTTAACCAACAATAGTAGAGCAAGAAAAGTAGAGATACAATGACAGTTATGCATCGCCTACTGGTTGCCTCTTCCTTGGCAATATGAATCCATGAAAGAGAAGCCAGGAATACATGCCTCTACTTCAAAACTCTCTAAGTTATCTCTTTCGTTCAATGACTGCTTAAAATTATGAGGAATGTGATATAATGTAGGAGAAGCATTTAGTATGATTGAAGAATGCATATCCATCAATTGTGAGATGCCAGTAGCTTTCTCATTTGATCAACACATCAAATGGGACACTTTTAACAACTCGTCTATAAATTCACAAGGATCGATATAGAGAGAGCAAAAGTGATACACATCTTTCTTTTTCTACTTTGGTTGTGAGTCCGTATGAAGAAATAAGGATACACATAGTTCAAGAGATGATTGATAGCAGTGGCGGACGCACGTCTTGAACCcgcttcatcaaaaaataatattgtgtatatgtataaattaggattaaagctacgtaaattttgtataaatattttatttgaaccacttgacaactactattttacgactaaagttatgtacttctatgattgaacccgcttgcacaaaatctTGGGTCCGCCACTGATTGATAGCATGATGAGAAGAATGGAATTCATTTATATATATGCAAATTAATAGGTATTCTTAACAATATAGCAGATTTGAGAATGTAAGATGCAAAGTCTTAACATAATTGCTTGCCTCTGCAGTGGTGAGCCAGGTTTTGAAGAGTTCCTCACTATCAGTGCGAAGGGAATGAGAGATGTTTCTAAAACCCAACATCTCCATTGTAGGCGCAGGCACTCCTACTGAGTTCTCCATCATATTTCTTATGAACAATTCTTCTTCGCTTGTATTTCTACACAAATCTGAATATCCTCTTCCCTCCATTTCCATTAATTCCTATCCTTTCTCTTCTCTCAATTTCTTTCTTGATACACAAGCAAACGAAAGAGAGAAACTCAGGTCTGCCGAAATGAAGATATAGCCTGAGTGAGTGTCTGAACCAGCTACTCTTTTGATGTACAA
The DNA window shown above is from Nicotiana tomentosiformis chromosome 8, ASM39032v3, whole genome shotgun sequence and carries:
- the LOC104112487 gene encoding protein CYCLOPS-like isoform X1 → MEMEGRGYSDLCRNTSEEELFIRNMMENSVGVPAPTMEMLGFRNISHSLRTDSEELFKTWLTTAENNGSDSTTMAHRARQGSRRISGELAGLSNQQYAGIQKRKVTDSLQPHNASSANESSSSLNQHSRRNITDTEMQASNLFLAKTWFHSSQPMTRSRSSELRRRYAAMQNSQSSLARESLHNIPGNAVNFKEVSDPTVFTDMSMCELTSQPNTFISPSNSSSSTFETQQVDGADNISSVVSMLKGTLERKKLTNYHTAREAIEENMLGCYGNQDNFGMNQHPGNHISENQGTYQDASIVQVRDTGILQMVQGSLDVVLEGIMAPSKSNPIQMCVVSQEPSQSESSVAAPIISTGFDACDGLSNASHALNVYEGSRNQVGYARSLENGSTARDLRERIYDNVKDNQKTPQKEGLVRNGSLTSVQSAENGDPTKKRRVERSRKMAEAKERNLTPAIPSDMQSLLKRCENLEKEVRSLKLNLAFMNRLRKLKSCRSRTRTWSKKKSAFLEKLRGSFQNLESFRLDSSTSTAKVTSVVF
- the LOC104112487 gene encoding protein CYCLOPS-like isoform X3 — encoded protein: MEMEGRGYSDLCRNTSEEELFIRNMMENSVGVPAPTMEMLGFRNISHSLRTDSEELFKTWLTTAENNGSDSTTMAHRARQGSRRISGELAGLSNQQYAGIQKRKVTDSLQPHNASSANESSSSLNQHSRRNITDTEMQASNLFLAKTWFHSSQPMTRSRSSELRRRYAAMQNSQSSLARESLHNIPGNAVNFKEVSDPTVFTDMSMCELTSQPNTFISPSNSSSSTFETQQVDGADNISSVVSMLKGTLERKKLTNYHTAREAIEENMLGCYGNQDNFGMNQHPGNHISENQGTYQDASIVQVRDTGILQMVQGSLDVVLEGIMAPSKSNPIQMCVVSQEPSQSESSVAAPIISTGFDACDGLSNASHALNVYEGSRNQVGYARSLENGSTARDLRERIYDNVKDNQKTPQKEGLVRNGSLTSVQSGRHCNTAKIGSY
- the LOC104112487 gene encoding protein CYCLOPS-like isoform X2, whose protein sequence is MEMEGRGYSDLCRNTSEEELFIRNMMENSVGVPAPTMEMLGFRNISHSLRTDSEELFKTWLTTAENNGSDSTTMAHRARQGSRRISGELAGLSNQQYAGIQKRKVTDSLQPHNASSANESSSSLNQHSRRNITDTEMQASNLFLAKTWFHSSQPMTRSRSSELRRRYAAMQNSQSSLARESLHNIPGNAVNFKEVSDPTVFTDMSMCELTSQPNTFISPSNSSSSTFETQQVDGADNISSVVSMLKGTLERKKLTNYHTAREAIEENMLGCYGNQDNFGMNQHPGNHISENQGTYQDASIVQVRDTGILQMVQGSLDVVLEGIMAPSKSNPIQMCVVSQEPSQSESSVAAPIISTGFDACDGLSNASHALNVYEGSRNQVGYARSLENGSTARDLRERIYDNVKDNQKTPQKEGLVRNGSLTSVQSAENGDPTKKRRVERSRKMAEAKERNLTPAIPSDMQSLLKRCENLEKEVRSLKLNLAFMNRKDSEQTTQIEELQKQNEDLVKEKERLLGEIERIISESGKF